Genomic window (Festucalex cinctus isolate MCC-2025b chromosome 7, RoL_Fcin_1.0, whole genome shotgun sequence):
CAATAAGCAATATTGTTCAATGCAAATTAACGTAATGCACTCCAGCAACTGAATGAAGCTTTTGATACAGGACACGAGCGTATGATTTTGTGACTAATTTATCTAATCACATTGCGATGAAGGTGCTTAGTCATTTTGTCTGTGTAGCTTTTGTAAGGTTTGTTAAACATTTCATGTATAAAACCCTTGTATGGTGTTCGGGTCTTTGGGAGTTCTTGtataaagaaaatgtgttgttttttcagACTCCTTGGCCTTGGCTCATTTTGTGCGTACAACATGGATTTGATTCAGAGCACATTAGCTTCTATTACATACATGATGTTCTGATCCAATTTGTGTCTCATGCCCCTTGCAGGAGTGTTGCAAAATTGAGGCAGCAAACACCTTTTGCTCTTAATATTAACAAATATTTAAGTTCAGTCCATTTATCACATTTCagactagatagatagatattttaaTCTTTCACAACTTAGGGAAATTTGCAAATGTTCATCCATAGCCACGGATACTGgctgaaatacaaaaatatgaacACCACAAAAGGGTTTAAAAACTGTGCAGCAGGTAATAGTTGTTTGCCCACAAACATGcaagtgtttttaaatgtaataatttaaaaatatatatctatttaATACATATAATTTagcaatacatttaaacaatgaTAGTGAGTGTTCATGGTATTCTTATGTATTACCTGAATACATTTAACTAAAACTTTTTTAGTTTAACAAaagtaacactttttttgtttacatatttagggtttatttaatgtattcagtttaatgtaTTGTAGTACAATAATTTCATACATTCTTgtaatatattcatttttttcaattaacacTTAATGTGTTAATCATTTAAGAatcataattcatttaattcattttacatatgtatttaaaataagTGCATTATTTAGTAGTTACTAGTTATAAAACAGATTTGTTATATCATTTAATGCATTTATCACATTTTAAGTTAGTACTTTTCATTTAATGTGTTTCATTTAAATTACAATATTATTGATTAAAATATGAGTTTCTGTAGCAGATTTTTACTagtatgcattttttatttagatttcatgcattttatccagtgttattaattttaaataatttcattttttcatatattttaccGTATATGGTAATATGTATTATTTACTTTTActgtatgatttaaaaaaaatatatatattaatgttaGTACATTTAGTtgaatattattaaaataacttaATTTGGTCAAATATTCTAACTTCTCCCACATGATCACATAAATGACAtcaaaattaatgtaattaaataCAGAGCCCACACACAGCGTTGATGTCACAGTCAagccttattttattatcatcatcatcattattattattaatattggcttcttttttttatgatgaatgCCGGATGCTTCTCCATTATTTTCCCCTTGCTGAAGCAGCGTCCTGACCACCAGAGGGCAGCATTGTACCAGTAGACTGCCTCTTTCTGTCTATACATCAGTATATtcattaataattttaaaaccaTGCGAACCACTTTGTCCTGATGGACCTGTTGTCATGACAACACCTCAcaacaaaaggaaaagaaaatccATCTCCAGCAGTTTTGTTCCCAAGTGGAGCGTCTGGCGGGCGCCTCCCTCCTTACGTTTGCCCTCATAGCAGCAGGACAGTGTCGAGTGTGGAGTGTCAGTGCGGTCCCACCAAGGGGTGTCCCAAGAGAGGTCGGGGGCGCCATCATATTGTCCCGTCCTCCACCAGTTTGTTGAGTCCCTTGCAAATGCGCGTCAGGTTGTTCCGGAAGGGCCCGTCGGGCTGGTAGAGCCGGGTGAGCAGCTCGGGGTCGGCGTAATGGTTGAACACATGGTTGATGCGCCCGTGGGACTTTGGCGTCAGGTGACTGTTGACTAGCTGCAGCAGGAGGTCCCTGCAGCCCGTCAGGCTCTCCGACATCACCGTCTTGTCGAAGGTGAAGTCCACCTGTGGAACACATGCAACTTTGGTGCTGTTAACTGGCTAATCGTTAGCAAGTGTGCGATTTGAGCTGGTTTGAGTTGTGGCCATAACAGCTTGTGTAGGAATGTGCTTAtatctctttatttttgttccaGTTTGTTTACTAAAGCAATTCAAAGTGCACGGAGGCATGACAAtactttgaagtgtgtacctcGTAGAAACTGATGGCGGTCATAGCGCCCTGGCGCAGCTTCTTTTTGAAGTCCTGTGCCAAGACCAGTTCCTCGGTGCTGAAGCGGTTGTTGCGAAACAGGAGGCCGATCTTGACGGCGATCTTGATCAGGTCTTTCACCACCTTATGGGCCTCCGTCTTGTTGCCCGAATATTCCTTGGAGACGCGGTAGAGCTCGTCCAGGATCTCACTGGTGGTGTCGTCGATGAACATCTGGACAGAGGTCTTGGTGGCCATGCTGCTCAGGATCTTCTTCTGGACCTTCAAGGCCGTGTCCCTGGAGCTGAAGTGGTCCATGGTGGTCTGGAAATGATATTGATGATTCGTTTATTACAATTGGTCGAGTAGTCGTTAATCCCAAATAGTGGGCTGGGTGGTTGTGGACAGGTAGTAAAAAAATGACTGCGTTCTAGGTTTACGATGATACTGATATATAATGTTTCAAGATTTGTCTACTGTAAAGTATTAggctaaaaatacacaaatattggaaaattgtttgtggggggggaaatagtttaaaaaatatacatgttgaaatatatattggatgaaaaataataCAGATAGGCCTATAATGGTTCTTCATTTTATAATAAGTATTGATAGTGTTAAGGGTTGTTTAtgttttgaaaaggaaaatattagacaaaaaagtaaaatacacaCATTTTAAGAATAACAAGCTTCTcgtacaacacaaaaaaatattggagggaaaatatttttggtgaaaaatgtaataaaaaaataaaaaaaaaacaaatattaaaaaaaataaagaaaaatatcaaacaaattatacagaaataacggaaaaaatataaatttgaaGACAAACATATCaagaaaaacatattaaaaaataattgggggaaaagggaaaaatattaaatgaaaaatgacacTATTACAACAGTTTAGCACATTTCTGACATGCCGCATTTCAGTTTGTTTACTTCAAATGCGAAGAAAAATGCACAATTATTGGACAAAAATGCAACAATACAACATTTTAGGGGAAAATATTCAATGAGATTAAAAGGACAGACAAGAAATATGTGacttatttgaaaaaaatacatatttaaaacaaacacacaaaaatacacaaatatataaatGCAATAATATCAAACGTAGATATATGAAAAATAAGTACGGGGTCTTCTGTTTACGACAGTATCAACATACAGCatttcagtgtttttgtttttgttttgttttcttaaaaaaaaggcaaatatctgatcataaatacacaaatattggAATATATGATATAATAATATAGATGTAATATATAATATGGGAGAAAGtttgtttacattaaaaaagtaagatattgatgaaaaatacacaaacattggaacattaaaaaaggaaaaatattagATGGGAAATACTCAGTTCCAGAGGTCCTTGCTTTATGATCTTCCCGAcatttctcgtttttttttattttaaattttacttcTTTAAAGGAAAATGCAGTTGTCGTGTTCATCTTCAGTTCCTTACTAAGGTCCTCAGTAAATATAAGCAAAATGTAGCGGTAGTTCtctttaaaaatctatttttgaacACCACATTTTCATGATTGTTGTCAACTTGTGTAAAAGTGGGTCACGACGCTGCAGAGCGGGAAAATGCGGATCCCAGTGTGACAACAGTCAAGAGCCACCGGTTTAGCATTTTCAAACGTGTTTCCCCTCTGGTTGAGCCGCCTACCTGgactttttccttttatttttactttccaTCCTTGCGTAAGGAGCAAGCTCGTCTATAGAGACGACATTATACTCCGCCAGGTTTTGATACGTGACAAACATAATCATCCGGCTATTCATGGAGGTATGAGGACTGGCAACATTCTCGCTGCTGCTTGCCAAGTGAAACACGGCAACAGGAAGTGTGTGGCACAAGAGAAACAAgctttcagatttattttttaatgtgcgcACTACATGTATCGCTGTGCTGATAAAATCTCAAGCAATTTGTATTATAAATTCAAAAAAGTACAATCACCGTTGCGTATTTAGCATCTAGTTCCTCTTCGGACGTTACTATTGTTAGCATCAGTAGCTAACAGCTACTATCTTCATTCAAAAGAGGCCTGATCCTGGCTGACCATATCCGATTTCAAGTTTTCTTTCTAGTTTGACATGAATTCTGCCAAACATCAGAATTGCGCCGCTTGAAGCATGTAGTGTAAATCCAGCTTAAGTGTCACATGCTTACTGGGACATAACATCAGTCTAAATCCGTGTTTTCACCAAGCGCTCCAGTCCagttgaaattttgaaaatgtacaGTAACTCCTGATGTGATGTGTATATGAGGAATTAGCTGCTACTTCCTTTTTTGTGACATCACAGTGTGATATCATAGTCAAGTCAACAAAGGAGAATGTTGACACAGTGAACCAAAATGGAGAAGATCTTTCTTCTTGGTTACAAGAAGAtgacttcagttttttttcctttctccgTCTCCACCAATCAGCAGAGTAAACTGTCTAACTCCGCCCTTTGAACTACAGTACCCTAGTGCTTGGTTCCCCATTAGGAGAAGTGTTGCAAAAGTTTGATTAATCGACATCCTCCCAGCACTGTAAAAGATTTAGAATTGTGTACAGAtgccacaaaaatattaaatcgAGGATTTTTCAACAAATAATGGTGGatccagtcaaaaaaaaataatcaaacttcGAAAATGCAAAGGTTCATTGTCTGCACAAAAGTCCTGTGGTTCACCATTTTGCTATCTTCACAATTTATGGAAATAGAAACAACCAAATTAATGTGAAAGTGAAACAAATTGACATAAGCTTCATTCAGCATTACACTGGTGGAAGGATGGATAgtgtcactttttttgttttgtttgtttgcttgtttgtgatTCTGACTCGTGAGGCCAAATGGGAAAAACAGCACTAACGTGTATCCGCCGAGGCTTTTCCCCTCCACTGGGATTGTCAAACACACTTTGTAtccaacacacatacacacccagGAGAGGTCATCAGTACTGACTGCAGTTATTCCATGAGGTCTCCCACAGTTTGATGACACAACATCAGGAAAATCACCATCTTTCTTaagtttatttaacttttaagattatttTGTTGGGTCTGATGAGGGAACACCAttaaaacatgtatttttgCCACCATGCATAGTGATAATGGCCCCTTGGGAGAAAGCATTTTTACTGGTTAAGTATATTAAAAGAGCAAGGAATCTGTCGACAGTAATTGGAGTCAGTCTTGTACTAAAGAGCGAGAGAGATTCAGCAGTGAATACTGGTGctggaaaaggttttaaaaagCTTGACTTGAACAAGGACCACAAGCTCTTAGAGCTTATGTTGTCGAAACAATTTCTACAGTCCCATTTTGATTGACCAGACCAACTCAATAACCAAAGTTCTTCTGGTCAACATATCAACTGTATGTCCTGTCTCTACTGGACTAATGTCCGGGACTAGTAGAAGAGAGAGAATGCATGAAGCTTTTGTGCAGCTGATTGCCTGTTCTGGCATGTTGTGGAGCCGAGTGACATAGCTGAAGCAAGCCCACGCTGGTTTGCTGCACATGTCATCAGCACTTCAGTACACACAGAATGGATATTGTAAGCACGTCTCTGGAAGCTTCGTCAAAGAAGAACCCATAGAAACCTTCCTCGGAGAAACAAACATGAATTATTTCTTCAAATAAGAAACTTGAAACGTTTGTCAGAgaagaaccatcaaaaagttcCTTCAAGAAGACTCACTCGAAGCATCTTCTTTAAAGAAGAACCCCTAGAATTTTGCTCAGTGAGGAACTAGAAAAGTTCCTTAATATTCCTTAAAGTTGAGTTTGGGCTTCAGATAAAGGTTTCAAATTTGGGCTTTGGGTTAGGAATACGGAATCAGAACCAGGCCTTCCAGTTAGGGTTTGTGTTTCAAACTAGGGTTTTGAAAccagagttagggtttcaagtgaaTGAATGTCGCCGCACATGATGCATGTCAGGGACCTTCAATTTGAGGCAGAGCTCCACCTGCATGTAAGTGTTTGTCCAGTGGAGATCAGTTTAGGTGGACTGTGGCGCTAGTAAATATTTAGCATTCCTGGGATGACTCACTTGTAAGAACTTGTTGACGTCAAACTCATTTCCGCTGGTTTCCAAGTGAAGTCAAAGAAAGACAGCTGGACGTGTGATGTGTGAGAAACATCTGATGGTGCTTGATGAAGAAGCTTTAAGCTCCTCTCTACCAGGCTTTTGTCCGTTTTGAAGACATGACCAGAAAAGCAAAAGACTTTGGATCTGACGTAAAGAAGATTTGTTAATATAAAAGTTCATCAGTTAGCGTCACATCTAGCTGGAGATGTTTTCTACTTCTCAACAACAATTTGACACCAGACCCTTGTTTATTttgcagtttatttttttattttattccaattTTCAATGGTTATTTTTGACGCTGGAATTGTGAGAATTTTTAGAAGCCTTCTTTAAAGAAGAACTGAGAGAATCCTCAAAAAGGAACACTACAGCAACTGGAAAAGCTGGCTACGGAACACACTCTAGAAACCTTCCTCATATAACCGAGAAGAATACTCACTCGAAGGAAACACAAGAAACAGTCCTCAAAGAAGAACAATTTAGAACATTTTGTGAGGGAATAAACTTAAAACCCTCCTCATATATCCAAAGAAGCCTTCTTCAAAGAAGAACGCACACTTGAAGGAAAAGCAATTTAAACCCTACTCCAAGAAGAACAAGGAGAAACCTTGGTCAAAGAAAAATTGGAAAACTTCCTCAGAGAACTCAAGAAACCGTTCTTAAAAACCTCTCAAGGCCTTCTTTAAAGAAAACTTTGAAAACGTATTCAAGGAAGACCATCAAGAGACCTTCCTCAAGTTCTATAATCTAGGCCACATGTGtaaagatccggtcctcgagggccagagtcctccatgttttcgaggtttctctactccaacatacctgattcaatgatcgggataattatcaggctcctgcagagcttgctgatgagcttaaatacaGTATGAATCAGCAGTGTTGAAAGtgtgaaacctccaaaaccttgCAGGACTGCGaccctcgaggactgcagtttgacacctatgatctcggccagggatgggcaatcttgGTCCTCGGCGGCCGCAGCCCCGCAGGTTTTTGATGTTGCCCTTCCCCAAcgcagctgatatatgatccacTCATCAGCAAGTTCTTCATTCgactgataacgatcccattgattggaaaccgcttgtgttggaagagggaaacctgcaaaacctgcagggctgcggccctcgaggaccgagattgcccatccctgatctaGGCCATTATGCATTTCTATTGTCAAGAGTCCTTTGTTGTGTTAATtgagcagtttttttgtttttttgtttttgttttttaagtaaagtaaaatgttttaaagatgggttcaaggatatttttgtcgctgcgtcttccgggtggataaTCTTAAGCAGGGAGCAGCCCTacattacggagctcaactgtaatttattttaaaaaaaaataacaaatgcaaatgaaacgcggcaacactttgcctgagTTCCGAACGTGTTAAGTCTGTTTTGCTTATAGTTCCCaggatgcattgtgtggcacagttaatgaagttataaagacgttaatccctgtcatatgtatttgtcttACCAGTAAGTgtatttgtgtcgtatttaacacgtttatgttggtcaatgatttaataataataatatatatatattttttttttttaaacaaaccataactttaagttgtgtgtaaaataatgacttccagggcgaTTCCATGTATAAGTTACATTActtatctgaggactgcttgtgaaataacaaatttatatatttgattgtgactggctgattaattggtccaacattacaatttttttttcgctTTACAAAGTCGCTTCgcaggccggattaaacccctttgcaggcttGATTCGGTCCGCGGACCGTATGTTAAATACCCCTGCTTTAagtaaattgtttatttattgtcaataataaaaatacaaatacagctACTCCTCATGTTACAAACATCCGACTTACTGAATGTTTATAGATACAACAGTTGCTGACTaatgtcataaataaataaataattatttttatgtaacttttatttatttatatttaatgttatctacatttaattatttaaattttcttttacaattcataacatttaattttaaaacaaacaaaattcgaCTTAGACTCGCAAGCCCAttgtgttcaataaacaaaaaaaacatgcaaactttTTTTGATTTCAATGAatatgtacatttatttttgtaaatacagtaatataaataaaataataagataCATGATTTTACATAATAGTAAACTGTAAACttataatcacttttttttttaatatacatgttccaaataaaaaacaaaacaaaactgtcggCTATGTGTTGGGGAGTGCACAGCAACATGAAATGTTTACATGTGGAACGTATACTCAGCTAATGAGCATCATTTTAAACTGTTGAGCAATCAGTCAATTAAGCCCGTCTAGGCGGTGATTAACGCTTTTGTTGTTACTTCATTGTTGGCCTCTGACACGTACTATGCATGAAAGGAATTTGCAAACTTGGATGCTGGACTGGAGAGACGAACCCTCctatgttagcttaatgctagctcgctagctagctagctggtatgACAGAACTCTGATGGATTTAAAATTGtatcaaaagtgaaaaaaacaacctgGGTTCTGTGATTGGCCAGTGTATGGCGAGGAATCATAGAGGTTAAAGaagtaaattattattaataaataattaaagcaaaagGGTAAACTTTTTCATAGGTTGACATGCAGacaataatgttttttgtttttaaaatcaaatctgtgcatgtttttttttttatacaaatatatttttcaagggGATAGTGATATTTTGGGTAAAAAGTTTCAGAACCTCTGAACTAGACCATGGAGCCAAACAGACGCTCTCTCCCAGACGAATTTTGTTGCGCGCAACCGCTTCCTCAAAGCGTCCCGACTTGAAGTTGTGTTGAAAGTGCAAAGCGGACATTGCGCTCTTGCTCAACTGGACGTTGCTCAAGCCCGCGACCCCGTCGGCCACGCCCCTCTGACGGGAAGTGAAACTGACAGCTGACAGTTGGTTTGTGCCATCGTCTTTCAGCATCTCGTACGCTAAGCGGTGGGGAGGATAATCTTGAGTTGAGCAACCACATGTGTGTTGTGTGCATGAGTGCAAAAAGGAAGTGTTCTGTTTGCTTTTTAGTTCATCAGAGTGATTAGTTTCGCCTGGTGGAATGTTGCTTCGCGCGCTTACCTGAGTTGGCGGCGTCCCCCCCCCCTGTCGTGTAGTGGTTGGTCCGGTCGAGGATGACAGCAACAGCAAGACTGGCTTTGACCTCAACGCTTCATGTTTGCAAAAGCAGGCCCTGGCGTCTCGACACTCCGCCTTGAGATACTGACGACTTTGTACTTCCTTGAGGAACTCAACGTGCGTTGACACACCCCTCAGTGCTCAagagcgcgcgcgcgcgcgtctcTCACTCACTGGCTGCTCATAGATTGACATGTAAAAGTTGCAACGCACCGCAATCAACGACTGCTGACGGTGTAAAAGTCTGCTTGTCCTGACAAGTGAAAATACAAAGAATGTAAGCCAGAGATGCAGCAGCCTGAAAGGGGAGCGGCTTAGacctttgtgcgtgtgtgtgtttgtgtgcgtgtgtttgtgtgtttgggtTCACCTTGCCTGGAATGTGGTTGTCAGTGCTGCATTTACACTCTCGCTTTTATTCAAGGCAGAAAAGCTAAATGCGTTTATGTCAAGTGTCAGAGTTGGAAATATAGTTTTTCGTCAGATGTTTTCTCAAAAATTGTACTGTACTTGTAAAGCTTGTAAGTCAAATGTTGCTTAGACTTACGAGCTTTTACACTCACAAGGCATCATTCGgcagatttgtatttatttttggcttTGTGTCACGAGCCAAAATGTTAATGAATACGCAGCCATTGGTGCAAATCAGGGTTGTACTAGTTTTGGATTTGTCATTATAGTCGTCGTTTTGATGAATAATTCAAATTCTTTTCAGTAGCCAAAATGGATTTGAATGAAATTGGTAAGCCACCAGTGCACTCTCAAGTACCTTTAGAATAGTTTATAGTAAGGGATATTCGATagcgataccacttttttcaagcCGATGCCAGTACGAGTATTCACTCCTTGCGTACAGAGTACCGATACctatagtacttttgatacataaaatttcatttaacataatgataaaaaaatgtgaacacaAAGTTAACTGctgcagttttttattttttacttttttgctttaaatgtcCATGGTTGGTATTGGCAGCCTCCATGAGTtacccgataccttgaaatgagGCCAGTATCGGCACATTATTTACACCTTTaatcggtactcacccatccatAGTTTATAGCTGTACTCCAAAATGGAACGTTTAACTGTGGAACCGCCAGTCCAAGTTTAAAATCTTCAATGAGACAAAGATGCAAGTTTTTGTAATGTGGAAGGAAGcagcaataaagtcaagtcaaagatATTTATACACTGTAGCATGCAGTGATGCTTCATAACTTCCTCTACAAGATGATACATCTGGAATCTTTAGGAATTCATGAGCTGTTTGCCctagaaaatataaataaatgtggaGTTTACAAATCTGCTGCTCTGTTTGTGTACAGCGTTCAAAACTCCTGCCAAAATCTGCATTCTAGAGAGAccatatacatatttttagtaTAGGTTTTCAACACATTTAAATCTCATCCAAGTGTATATATGCTTCAATATATTAAAGTAAACTTTATCAAGTATTTCCCTCCTGTACTCACACAATTCTCCAAATAAGAGACAAAGCATGCTTGCTTCAAGCTGCGAAGCaaagagttcttttttttttttttttttttcctcttttcagGCATAGAAGTAGAATGTTAGGCAATGGACATGTCAATCACCTGACCTGAAGGGAAAATGCTCAAAGAACAAGCAAGAACTACAGACAGTTGGAGTCGAGGCCTGGCAGACCATCACCAGGGATGAAGTCCAGCACCGGAATACGCATTCCAGACTCCAAGCTGTAATTGACTGCAAAGGATTTGCAGCCAAGGAttaaaaagtacaattttgatTCGTTATtgctcattttttcacattactTTTGGCCCCTTAAAAAATGTACTGACTGTATattctctttgttttgtgtGAATGACAATTATTATTTGGGTTTAGTTGGGGACTTTCTCTGCCtcttcatcttaactcattcactcccagccattttcactgaagcaaccacctaagcttccggctgttttgtttgattttgactgattttgcaaggcccacagaatattgtgttctattgctataaaaacataccaAGAGAAAGATTGGAATCTCTGctttcatcagcaaaaaaaaaagtgaatttgtatctgtttccgttttgcagcaattagcattagttttGTCCATATTCATATTCCCggtaaaaacactgacaaaaagagcttgttgcaacatggccctggctgatatctcatactcttctgccaactgctggccgaaataactaccattgctttaagccacctattcatgtcagaagctgcatcaaagccttctgtatgctcttgcattaaaaaacaaacaaacaaacaaacaaacaaacaaaaaacgtgtaaacacatttttgagcAGGAAGGACACAGTGTTAAAAAAACGCTTTTACACGTTTTtaggattgaatgagttaattacactGCATTTCTTCCAACACTAAATTTGGACTTGCCTGTTTACTGTCAAAATCTGCGATATAGTGGCAGAAACATGATACGGTCAGTTCGATGTTGCTTCTATTGTAACATCCTCTAAAGATGATACATCTGGAATCGATGAATTCACAAGCGGTTCAGCccagaaaatataaataaataccgaGCCATAATATTAGTGAACAAATCTCCTACTCTGTTGTGATTATTTAAACACTAAACTCCAGTAAACAGTAAATCTGTGATGGTGTGGCCGCGTGTGAATGACATGCAGCTGTGTGGACACTGGGCCCATTTAGGTCCCCGCCGCTGCCCCACcaacatgctaattgctgccagaTGTTGCCGTTGGTGGTTGCGCTGCGCTCCAGCTGCTGGGCTGAGAGGCCAACCGTGCCCACCGAGGACCCCCCTGAGCACACCTGCCTCTTTGTCTCGCCGACCCAAATGAGCGAGTGGTTGGGCCGCAGCAGAAGGAGGCcagttgccacggcaacaggcAGGAAGTAGTGCTTAAGCGGTTTCCTGTCGGCTTCCTCTTTATCGTGTAATGACATCTCACGAGGAAACATCAGCGGGCGGGCGACAATATCAACACTATCTGGGTGTGTTTTCGTGCGTGTTTGAAATGCTGACATGCACTTTAGCCCACATTT
Coding sequences:
- the tnfaip8l2b gene encoding tumor necrosis factor, alpha-induced protein 8-like protein 2 B; translation: MDHFSSRDTALKVQKKILSSMATKTSVQMFIDDTTSEILDELYRVSKEYSGNKTEAHKVVKDLIKIAVKIGLLFRNNRFSTEELVLAQDFKKKLRQGAMTAISFYEVDFTFDKTVMSESLTGCRDLLLQLVNSHLTPKSHGRINHVFNHYADPELLTRLYQPDGPFRNNLTRICKGLNKLVEDGTI